The Panthera uncia isolate 11264 chromosome C2, Puncia_PCG_1.0, whole genome shotgun sequence genome contains a region encoding:
- the COL6A2 gene encoding collagen alpha-2(VI) chain isoform X2 has translation MGATKMFRGPCSALLFWGLLGTPRAQQQELISPGTSDRNHCPEKADCPINVYFVLDTSESITMQSPTDSLLDHMRQFVKQFTSQLQDEAYLDQVVLSWRYGGLHFSDLVEVFSPPDSDRASFTRSLQGIQSFRRGTFTDCALANMTQEIRQHKSKGAVNFAVVITDGHVTGSPCGGIKLQAERAREEGIRLFAVAPRQNLLNEQGLRDIASMPLELYRNNYTTMQPDSEIDQDTINRIIKVMKHEAYGECYKVSCLEIPGPPGPKGYRGQKGAKGNMGEPGEPGQKGRQGDPGIEGPIGFPGPKGVPGFKGEKGEFGADGRKGAPGLAGKNGTDGQKGKLGRIGPPGCKGDPGSRGPDGYAGDAGSPGEQGDQGTKGDAGRPGRRGPPGDNGAKGSKGYQGNNGAPGSPGVKGAKGGPGPRGPKGEPGRRGDPGAKGSPGGDGPKGEKGDPGPEGPRGLAGEVGNKGAKGDRGLPGPRGPQGALGEPGKKGSRGDPGDAGPRGESGQPGPKGDPGRPGFSYPGPRGTPGDKGEPGPRGPEGSRGDFGAKGEPGRKGEKGEPADPGPPGEPGLRGPKGAPGPEGEPGPPGDPGLTECDVMTYVRETCGCCDCEKRCGALDVVFVIDSSESIGYTNFTLEKNFVINVVNRLGAIAKDPKSETGTRVGVVQYSHKGTFEAIQLDDERIDSLSSFKEAVKNLEWIAGGTWTPSALKFAYNKLIKESRRQKTRVFAVVITDGRHDPRDDDLNLRALCNHDVTVTAIGIGDMFHERHESENLYSIACDKPEQVRNMTLFSELVAEKFIDDMADVLCPDPQIVCPDLPCQTDGPRPGGEPPVTFLRTEEGPDASFPRTIPLIQQLLNATEFTQDPAAYSRLVAVLVYTAERAKFATGNERQDWMELFIDTFKLVHRDIVGDPETALALC, from the exons ATGGGTGCTACCAAAATGTTCCGGGGCCCCTGCTCCGCCCTCCtgttctgggggctcctggggacCCCCCGTGCCCAGCAGCAGGAGCTCATCAGCCCCGGCACCTCTGACAGAAACCACTGCCCAG agAAGGCCGACTGCCCCATCAACGTGTACTTCGTGCTGGACACGTCGGAGAGCATCACCATGCAGTCCCCCACCGACAGCCTGCTCGACCACATGCGGCAGTTCGTGAAGCAGTTCACCAGCCAGCTGCAGGACGAGGCCTACCTGGACCAGGTGGTCCTGAGCTGGCGCTACGGCGGCCTGCACTTCTCCGACCTGGTGGAGGTGTTCAGCCCGCCCGACAGCGACCGGGCCTCCTTCACCAGGAGCCTGCAGGGCATCCAGTCCTTCCGCAGGGGCACCTTCACCGACTGCGCACTGGCCAACATGACCCAGGAGATCCGGCAGCACAAGAGCAAGGGCGCGGTCAACTTCGCGGTGGTCATCACCGACGGCCACGTCACCGGCAGCCCGTGCGGGGGCATCAAGCTGCAGGCCGAGAGGGCCCGCGAGGAGGGCATCCGGCTCTTCGCCGTGGCCCCCAGGCAGAACCTGCTGAACGAGCAGGGCCTTCGGGACATCGCCAGCATGCCCTTGGAGCTCTACCGCAACAACTACACCACCATGCAGCCCGACTCAGAGATCGACCAGGACACCATCAACCGCATCATCAAGGTCATG AAACATGAAGCCTATGGAGAG TGCTACAAGGTGAGCTGCCTGGAGATCCCCGGGCCTCCCGGCCCCAAGGGCTACCGCGGACAGAAG GGTGCCAAGGGCAACATGGGTGAGCCAGGAGAGCCTGGGCAGAAAGGACGACAG GGAGATCCAGGCATCGAAGGCCCCATTGGATTCCCGGGACCCAAG GGTGTTCCTGGTTTCAAAGGAGAGAAG GGTGAATTTGGAGCTGACGGGCGGAAG GGGGCCCCTGGCCTGGCTGGCAAGAACGGGACGGATGGACAGAAG ggcAAACTGGGGCGCATTGGGCCTCCTGGCTGCAAGGGAGACCCCGGGAGTCGG GGCCCCGATGGATACGCAGGCGATGCCGGCAGCCCTGGGGAGCAAGGGGACCAGGGCACCAAG GGAGATGCTGGCCGCCCAGGACGCAGAGGACCCCCAGGAGACAACGGGGCCAAAGGCAGCAAG GGGTATCAAGGCAACAACGGGGCCCCCGGAAGTCCCGGTGTGAAAGGAGCCAAGGGCGGGCCTGGCCCCCGAGGACCCAAAGGCGAGCCT GGGCGCAGAGGGGACCCAGGAGCCAAGGGCAGCCCGGGCGGTGACGGCCCCAAGGGTGAGAAG GGAGACCCTGGCCCTGAGGGGCCCCGGGGTCTGGCTGGAGAGGTTGgcaacaaaggagccaag GGAGACCGAGGCTTGCCTGGACCCAGAGGCCCTCAGGGGGCTCTCGGAGAGCCCGGGAAGAAG ggatCTCGGGGAGACCCCGGTGACGCTGGTCCCCGTGGAGAGTCAGGACAGCCTGGTCCCAAG GGAGACCCCGGCAGGCCTGGATTCAGCTACCCAGGACCCCGAGGAACGCCT GGAGACAAAGGCGAGCCTGGTCCTCGCGGCCCTGAG GGGAGCAGAGGTGACTTTGGTGCCAAAGGAGAGCCCGGGAGGAAGGGCGAGAAGGGTGAGCCT GCGGATCCCGGTCCCCCTGGTGAGCCCGGCCTGCGGGGGCCAAAAGGAGCCCCAGGACCCGAG ggagAGCCCGGCCCCCCTGGAGACCCCGGCCTCACG GAGTGCGACGTCATGACCTACGTGAGGGAGACATGCGGGTGCTGCG ACTGCGAGAAGCGGTGTGGGGCCCTGGACGTGGTGTTCGTCATCGACAGCTCCGAGAGCATCGGCTACACCAACTTCACCCTGGAAAAGAACTTTGTCATCAACGTGGTCAACAGGCTGGGGGCCATTGCCAAGGACCCCAAGTCAGAGACCG GAACCCGCGTGGGCGTGGTGCAGTACAGCCACAAGGGCACCTTCGAAGCCATCCAGCTGGATGACGAGCGCATCGACTCCCTGTCCAGCTTCAAGGAGGCCGTCAAGAACCTGGAGTGGATCGCTGGGGGCACCTGGACGCCCTCGGCCCTCAAGTTCGCCTACAACAAGCTCATCAAGGAGAGCCGGCGCCAGAAGACCCGCGTTTTCGCGGTGGTCATCACGGACGGCCGCCACGACCCCCGGGACGACGACCTCAACCTGCGGGCGCTGTGCAACCATGACGTCACGGTGACAGCCATCGGCATTGGTGACATGTTCCACGAGAGGCACGAGAGCGAGAACCTGTACTCCATCGCCTGTGACAAGCCGGAGCAGGTGCGAAACATGACCCTCTTCTCTGAACTAGTTGCCGAGAAGTTCATCGATGACATGGCAGATGTCCTGTGCCCGG ACCCTCAGATCGTGTGCCCGGACCTTCCCTGCCAAACAG ATGGACCGCGGCCTGGCGGCGAGCCCCCGGTCACCTTCCTCCGCACGGAAGAGGGCCCGgatgcctccttccccaggaCCATCCCCCTGATCCAACAGTTGCTAAACGCCACGGAGTTCACGCAGGACCCGGCCGCCTACTCCAGGCTGGTGGCCGTGCTGGTCTACACCGCAGAGCGAGCCAAGTTCGCCACAGGCAACGAGCGGCAGGACTGGATGGAACTGTTCATTGACACGTTTAAGCTGGTGCACAGGGACATTGTGGGGGACCCTGAGACCGCACTGGCCCTCTGCTGA
- the COL6A2 gene encoding collagen alpha-2(VI) chain isoform X1, which yields MGATKMFRGPCSALLFWGLLGTPRAQQQELISPGTSDRNHCPEKADCPINVYFVLDTSESITMQSPTDSLLDHMRQFVKQFTSQLQDEAYLDQVVLSWRYGGLHFSDLVEVFSPPDSDRASFTRSLQGIQSFRRGTFTDCALANMTQEIRQHKSKGAVNFAVVITDGHVTGSPCGGIKLQAERAREEGIRLFAVAPRQNLLNEQGLRDIASMPLELYRNNYTTMQPDSEIDQDTINRIIKVMKHEAYGECYKVSCLEIPGPPGPKGYRGQKGAKGNMGEPGEPGQKGRQGDPGIEGPIGFPGPKGVPGFKGEKGEFGADGRKGAPGLAGKNGTDGQKGKLGRIGPPGCKGDPGSRGPDGYAGDAGSPGEQGDQGTKGDAGRPGRRGPPGDNGAKGSKGYQGNNGAPGSPGVKGAKGGPGPRGPKGEPGRRGDPGAKGSPGGDGPKGEKGDPGPEGPRGLAGEVGNKGAKGDRGLPGPRGPQGALGEPGKKGSRGDPGDAGPRGESGQPGPKGDPGRPGFSYPGPRGTPGDKGEPGPRGPEGSRGDFGAKGEPGRKGEKGEPADPGPPGEPGLRGPKGAPGPEGEPGPPGDPGLTECDVMTYVRETCGCCDCEKRCGALDVVFVIDSSESIGYTNFTLEKNFVINVVNRLGAIAKDPKSETGTRVGVVQYSHKGTFEAIQLDDERIDSLSSFKEAVKNLEWIAGGTWTPSALKFAYNKLIKESRRQKTRVFAVVITDGRHDPRDDDLNLRALCNHDVTVTAIGIGDMFHERHESENLYSIACDKPEQVRNMTLFSELVAEKFIDDMADVLCPDPQIVCPDLPCQTELYVAQCTQRPVDIVFLLDGSERLGEQNFHKARRFVEEVSRRLTLARRDDDPLNARVALLQFGGPGEQQVAFPLTSNLTVIHEALEGARYLNSFSHVGAGIVHAINHVVRGARPGARRHAELAFVFLTDGVTGNDSLEEAVHSMRKQNVVPTVVAVGGDVDADVLSKISLGDAASVFREKDYDSLAQPGFFDRFIRWIC from the exons ATGGGTGCTACCAAAATGTTCCGGGGCCCCTGCTCCGCCCTCCtgttctgggggctcctggggacCCCCCGTGCCCAGCAGCAGGAGCTCATCAGCCCCGGCACCTCTGACAGAAACCACTGCCCAG agAAGGCCGACTGCCCCATCAACGTGTACTTCGTGCTGGACACGTCGGAGAGCATCACCATGCAGTCCCCCACCGACAGCCTGCTCGACCACATGCGGCAGTTCGTGAAGCAGTTCACCAGCCAGCTGCAGGACGAGGCCTACCTGGACCAGGTGGTCCTGAGCTGGCGCTACGGCGGCCTGCACTTCTCCGACCTGGTGGAGGTGTTCAGCCCGCCCGACAGCGACCGGGCCTCCTTCACCAGGAGCCTGCAGGGCATCCAGTCCTTCCGCAGGGGCACCTTCACCGACTGCGCACTGGCCAACATGACCCAGGAGATCCGGCAGCACAAGAGCAAGGGCGCGGTCAACTTCGCGGTGGTCATCACCGACGGCCACGTCACCGGCAGCCCGTGCGGGGGCATCAAGCTGCAGGCCGAGAGGGCCCGCGAGGAGGGCATCCGGCTCTTCGCCGTGGCCCCCAGGCAGAACCTGCTGAACGAGCAGGGCCTTCGGGACATCGCCAGCATGCCCTTGGAGCTCTACCGCAACAACTACACCACCATGCAGCCCGACTCAGAGATCGACCAGGACACCATCAACCGCATCATCAAGGTCATG AAACATGAAGCCTATGGAGAG TGCTACAAGGTGAGCTGCCTGGAGATCCCCGGGCCTCCCGGCCCCAAGGGCTACCGCGGACAGAAG GGTGCCAAGGGCAACATGGGTGAGCCAGGAGAGCCTGGGCAGAAAGGACGACAG GGAGATCCAGGCATCGAAGGCCCCATTGGATTCCCGGGACCCAAG GGTGTTCCTGGTTTCAAAGGAGAGAAG GGTGAATTTGGAGCTGACGGGCGGAAG GGGGCCCCTGGCCTGGCTGGCAAGAACGGGACGGATGGACAGAAG ggcAAACTGGGGCGCATTGGGCCTCCTGGCTGCAAGGGAGACCCCGGGAGTCGG GGCCCCGATGGATACGCAGGCGATGCCGGCAGCCCTGGGGAGCAAGGGGACCAGGGCACCAAG GGAGATGCTGGCCGCCCAGGACGCAGAGGACCCCCAGGAGACAACGGGGCCAAAGGCAGCAAG GGGTATCAAGGCAACAACGGGGCCCCCGGAAGTCCCGGTGTGAAAGGAGCCAAGGGCGGGCCTGGCCCCCGAGGACCCAAAGGCGAGCCT GGGCGCAGAGGGGACCCAGGAGCCAAGGGCAGCCCGGGCGGTGACGGCCCCAAGGGTGAGAAG GGAGACCCTGGCCCTGAGGGGCCCCGGGGTCTGGCTGGAGAGGTTGgcaacaaaggagccaag GGAGACCGAGGCTTGCCTGGACCCAGAGGCCCTCAGGGGGCTCTCGGAGAGCCCGGGAAGAAG ggatCTCGGGGAGACCCCGGTGACGCTGGTCCCCGTGGAGAGTCAGGACAGCCTGGTCCCAAG GGAGACCCCGGCAGGCCTGGATTCAGCTACCCAGGACCCCGAGGAACGCCT GGAGACAAAGGCGAGCCTGGTCCTCGCGGCCCTGAG GGGAGCAGAGGTGACTTTGGTGCCAAAGGAGAGCCCGGGAGGAAGGGCGAGAAGGGTGAGCCT GCGGATCCCGGTCCCCCTGGTGAGCCCGGCCTGCGGGGGCCAAAAGGAGCCCCAGGACCCGAG ggagAGCCCGGCCCCCCTGGAGACCCCGGCCTCACG GAGTGCGACGTCATGACCTACGTGAGGGAGACATGCGGGTGCTGCG ACTGCGAGAAGCGGTGTGGGGCCCTGGACGTGGTGTTCGTCATCGACAGCTCCGAGAGCATCGGCTACACCAACTTCACCCTGGAAAAGAACTTTGTCATCAACGTGGTCAACAGGCTGGGGGCCATTGCCAAGGACCCCAAGTCAGAGACCG GAACCCGCGTGGGCGTGGTGCAGTACAGCCACAAGGGCACCTTCGAAGCCATCCAGCTGGATGACGAGCGCATCGACTCCCTGTCCAGCTTCAAGGAGGCCGTCAAGAACCTGGAGTGGATCGCTGGGGGCACCTGGACGCCCTCGGCCCTCAAGTTCGCCTACAACAAGCTCATCAAGGAGAGCCGGCGCCAGAAGACCCGCGTTTTCGCGGTGGTCATCACGGACGGCCGCCACGACCCCCGGGACGACGACCTCAACCTGCGGGCGCTGTGCAACCATGACGTCACGGTGACAGCCATCGGCATTGGTGACATGTTCCACGAGAGGCACGAGAGCGAGAACCTGTACTCCATCGCCTGTGACAAGCCGGAGCAGGTGCGAAACATGACCCTCTTCTCTGAACTAGTTGCCGAGAAGTTCATCGATGACATGGCAGATGTCCTGTGCCCGG ACCCTCAGATCGTGTGCCCGGACCTTCCCTGCCAAACAG AGCTGTACGTGGCCCAGTGCACGCAGCGGCCTGTGGACATCGTCTTCCTGCTGGACGGCTCCGAGCGGCTGGGAGAGCAGAACTTCCACAAGGCGCGGCGCTTCGTGGAGGAGGTGTCCCGGCGGCTGACGCTGGCGCGCAGGGACGACGACCCGCTCAACGCGCGCGTGGCCCTGCTGCAGTTCGGGGGCCCGGGCGAGCAGCAGGTGGCCTTCCCGCTCACGTCCAACCTGACGGTCATCCACGAGGCGCTGGAGGGCGCGCGCTACCTCAACTCCTTCTCGCACGTGGGCGCGGGCATAGTGCACGCCATCAACCACGTGGTGCGCGGTGCGCGCCCGGGCGCGCGCCGGCACGCCGAGCTGGCCTTCGTGTTCCTCACCGACGGCGTCACGGGCAACGACAGCCTGGAGGAGGCGGTGCACTCCATGCGCAAGCAGAACGTGGTGCCCACCGTGGTGGCCGTGGGCGGCGACGTGGACGCGGACGTGCTGTCCAAGATCAGCCTGGGCGACGCGGCCTCCGTCTTCCGCGAGAAGGACTACGACAGCCTGGCACAGCCCGGCTTCTTCGACAGGTTCATCCGCTGGATCTGCTAg